A window of Panicum virgatum strain AP13 chromosome 8K, P.virgatum_v5, whole genome shotgun sequence contains these coding sequences:
- the LOC120644614 gene encoding E3 ubiquitin-protein ligase BOI-like, producing the protein MAVQAQFGGLAGCLPPYAAAAADCLADEKVRALLSAAAAGNKACQYACAAGVVSGAQSDLTCNGGGVALPSRKRGREDAFFDQYVASSSAALLPIPGMQRAAVAQHHSPAPAAVAARMADSSATASTSGRAAAATASSADALVAELCRQGAAEVDAVVRAECERLRAGLEQARKRQRQALARAAAAGAARALREKEAELGAARRRAAELEERLRQAAVESQAWCGLARSNEAAATGLRAALDTLHLRGAGAGVAPAQPAVEEGFGDSGAGLAGAAADDAESHCSVEAEAAGAGADASSPAASRWACRACGGGEASVLLLPCRHLCLCKACEPRADACPVCLAPKNAAIHVAAN; encoded by the coding sequence ATGGCCGTGCAAGCGCAGTTCGGCGGCCTCGCCGGCTGCTTGCCGCcctacgcggcggcggcggcggattgcTTGGCCGACGAGAAGGTGCGCGCGCtcctgtccgccgccgccgcgggcaacAAGGCGTGCCAGTACGCCTGCGCGGCCGGCGTGGTCAGCGGCGCGCAGAGCGACCTGACGTgcaacggcggcggggtggcgttGCCGTCGCGGAAGCGCGGCAGGGAGGATGCGTTCTTCGATCAGTACGTGGCTTCCTcgtcggcggcgctgctgccgaTCCCGGGGATGCAGAGGGCCGCCGTGGCACAGCACCactcgcccgcgccggcggcagtCGCGGCCCGGATGGCGGATTCTTCCGCGACGGCGTCGacgagcgggcgggcggccgccgccaccgcatcGTCGGCGGACGCGCTGGTGGCGGAGCTGTGCCggcagggcgcggcggaggtggaCGCGGTGGTGCGCGCCGAGTGCGAGCGGCTGCGCGCCGGGCTGGAGCAGGCGCGGAAGCGGCAGCGCCAGGCGCTGGCGcgagccgccgcggcgggcgcggcgcgcgcgctgcgggagaaggaggccgagctgggcgccgcgcgccgccgcgccgcggagcTCGAGGAGCGGCTCCGGCAGGCGGCCGTCGAGAGCCAGGCGTGGTGCGGCCTGGCGCGCAGCAACGAGGCCGCCGCCACGGGGCTCCGCGCCGCGCTCGACACCCTCCACCTccgcggcgccggtgccggagtTGCCCCGGCACAGCCCGCCGTGGAGGAGGGCTTCGGCGACTccggcgccggcctcgccggcgcggcggcggacgacgcgGAGTCCCACTGCTCCGtcgaggccgaggccgccggcgcgggcgcggacgcGTCGTCCCCTGCGGCGAGCAGGTGGGCGTGcagggcgtgcggcggcggcgaggcgtcggtgctgctgctgccgtgccGGCACCTGTGCCTGTGCAAGGCGTGCGAGCCCCGGGCGGACGCGTGCCCCGTCTGCCTGGCGCCCAAGAACGCGGCCATCCACGTCGCCGCCAACTGA
- the LOC120645708 gene encoding LOW QUALITY PROTEIN: p-coumarate 3-hydroxylase-like (The sequence of the model RefSeq protein was modified relative to this genomic sequence to represent the inferred CDS: substituted 2 bases at 2 genomic stop codons), translating to MDPQPRRRWPWQWLCSARPAAAQLRAPGRVGMGTPARKGGRARAPAREGMGRHRPAVACRGDALFPDSLRRRPALLLAALLLVLPRWAGATTDSERRALLDIKAVITEDPTGGARDVDAVGDPCTFVMAWCERRTEVVSLCSEFLSGGTDSTVTLLEWIMAELVNHLDAXAKVXEEVRSKSELNEGDLQDMPYLKAVMLEGLRLHLPGHFLLPHGVRSDADIGGYRVPRGAEVNFLVAEFGRDGAAWTALLEFRPGRFLDGGEGCDVDITGSREIKMMPFGGGTAARAARGRARASGRGWRGAEGMTGGAQLSVEKMEAQFTRYAGVEVYIWVSKI from the exons ATGGATCcgcagccccgccgccggtggccgtgGCAGTGGCTTTGCtccgcccgccccgccgcggcccaGCTTCGCGCGCCGGGGAGGGTGGGGATGGGGACGCCGGCGAGAAAGGGAGGGAGGGCGCGCGCGCCGGCAAGGGAGGGGATGGGGCGCCACCGCCCCGCCGTGGCCTGTCGCGGTGACGCGCTCTTCCCGgacagcctccgccgccgcccagcgcttCTCCTGGCCGCGCTGCTGCTAGTGCTTCCGCGTTGGGCCGGCGCCACCACGGACTCCGAGCGCCGGGCGCTGCTAGACATCAAGGCCGTCATCACCGAGGACCCGACCGGGGGTGCTCGTGATGTGGACGCCGTCGGGGACCCTTGCACCTTCGTCATGGCGTGGTGCGAGCGCCGCA CCGAGGTGGTCAGCCTCTGCTCGGAGTTCCTCAGCGGCGGGACGGACTCGACGGTGACCCTGCTGGAGTGGATCATGGCCGAGCTGGTCAACCACTTGGACGCGTAGGCCAAGGTGTAAGAGGAGGTCAGATCCAAGTCAGAGCTCAACGAAGGCGACCTCCAGGATATGCCCTACCTCAAGGCCGTCATGCTGGAGGGCCTGCGGCTGCACCTGCCGGGCCACTTCCTCCTCCCGCACGGCGTGCGGAGCGACGCCGACATCGGCGGCTACCGGGTGCCCAGGGGCGCGGAGGTCAACTTCCTGGTCGCCGAGTTCGGCCGTGACGGGGCGGCATGGACAGCGCTGCTGGAGTTCCGGCCGGGGCGGttcctggacggcggcgagggctgcGACGTGGACATCACCGGGAGCAGGGAGATCAAGATGATGCCtttcggcggcggcacggcggcacggGCGGCGCGGGGAAGGGCACGAGCTAGTGGGAGAGGTTGGCGGGGTGCTGAGggaatgacaggtggggcccaacTATCAGTTGAAAAAATGGAAGCCCAATTTACTCGGTATGCTGGAGTGGAGGTCTATATTTGGGTGAGCAAAATTTAG
- the LOC120644615 gene encoding probable BOI-related E3 ubiquitin-protein ligase 3, giving the protein MAVRAQFGGGLAGCLPLCGGAGLAEDQLLALRDFGGALLPEADKGYHYNCAAGVVSGAQSELTWNGGGGVALPSRKRGREDDALDQYVASSSAALLPIPGTIASRMVDSATASTSGRPAAAAADALVAELLCRQGAEVDALVRAECEWLRAGLEEAGKRQRRALARAAAAGAARALRAREAELGAARRRAAELEELLRQAAAEGQAWRGVARSNEAVAAGLRAALDALLLRGAGAAPAPAAEEGFGESSDPAPAAAAADDALSRCVVEAEGAGAATSAPAASRWACRGCGGGEASVLLLPCRHLCLCKACEPRAEACPVCLAPKSASIHVAAV; this is encoded by the coding sequence ATGGCCGTGCGGGCGCAGTTCGGGGGCGGCCTCGCCGGGTGCCTGCCgctctgcggcggcgccgggctggCGGAGGACCAGCTGCTGGCGCTCAGGGACTTTGGTGGCGCGCTCCTGCCAGAGGCCGACAAGGGGTACCACTACAactgcgccgccggcgtggtCAGCGGCGCGCAGAGTGAGCTGACATGGAACGGCGGTGGTGGGGTGGCGTTGCCATCGCGGAAGCGCGGGAGGGAAGATGATGCGCTCGACCAGTACGTGgcgtcctcgtcggcggcgctgctgccgaTCCCAGGGACGATCGCGAGCCGCATGGTGGACTCCGCGACGGCGTCGAcgagcgggcggccggccgcggcggcggcggacgcgctGGTGGCGGAGCTCCTGTGCCGGCAGGGCGCGGAGGTGGACGCGCTGGTGCGCGCCGAGTGCGAGTGGCTGCGCGCGGGGCTGGAGGAGGCCGGGAAGCGGCAGCGCCGGGCgctggcgcgcgccgccgcggccggcgcggcgcgcgcgctgcGGGCGCGGGAGGCCGAGCTgggcgccgcgcggcggcgcgcggcggagctcgaggagctgctgcggcaggcggccgccgagggccaggcgtggcgcggcgtggcccGCAGCAACGAGGCCGTCGCCGCGGGGCTCCGCGCCGCGCTCGacgcgctcctcctccgcggcgccggtgccgccccggcgccggccgccgaggAGGGCTTCGGCGAGTCCTCCGAccccgcccctgccgccgcggcggcggacgacgcgCTGTCCCGATGCGTCGTGGAGGCcgagggcgcgggcgcggccacgTCGGCCCCTGCGGCGAGCAGGTGGGCGTGccgggggtgcggcggcggcgaggcgtcggtgctgctgctgccgtgccGGCATCTGTGCCTGTGCAAGGCGTGCGAGCCCCGGGCGGAAGCCTGCCCCGTCTGCCTGGCGCCCAAGAGCGCGTCCATCCACGTCGCCGCCGTCTGA